In the genome of Neodiprion pinetum isolate iyNeoPine1 chromosome 2, iyNeoPine1.2, whole genome shotgun sequence, one region contains:
- the LOC124211116 gene encoding rabphilin-3A isoform X4, with protein sequence MVDLGDTGSRGGRWVCPNDRHLALRAKLRTGWSVKTGSLDYRSDYPSGPQVTLTEEERCTIIEVIRRAEALDLSEQERVGRLVDRLENMKRNCVSAGNLSGSADTSHSRYSCALCGEKFTVLGAGPAICKDCRKHICQKCGIEATMVSCGSQIGFAQNSQRPRLFLCRICSETREMWKKSGAWFFKGLPKYVLPDKKLERGRPRRTSRASSWAVVNNLRSLESLEPDSSSDEDAGRRLAMSRSLGTHEASSPTPTLAEEKNNRSSTPVFGPRGDAYSRQNSGNAGDYCNGLRSASATDVGQSQFSSTASVQPLPSPRGSGHGMQGRNSGQGFQSQFMNEHRQTSSDQLNSNQVHSFRKDSIESSSSQGLMMLDQNQSHSLLHYHEMDPEILVVNNEGPINNQNHSEALQQIVRGLAAAAGDGYGTLEVSLLYDPAAQYLQCRVQRARGLRPMDIHGLTDSFCKLNILPIAIGSPSQRLRTKTVHKTRDPEYNEMVTFYGITETDMKNGRALHILVLQDDRAGKDFLGEAKLPLCQLQPYRMIHYNVYLENHCQVEHEEEVWGEDLSPRGQILVTLSYSTRRRALLVNILRAANLPAMDSNGFSDPFVKLYLIKRPEDNSQQTSGSFSNVQYNKKKESRKPTSAIYNTGIKWKTLNPEWNEEFAFETRLTDLTSQMLCLSVWDKDLGKSNDYLGGLILSCSSKGERLRHWIDAIKFPDHRHQAWHSLQEDPIPTE encoded by the exons ATGGTTGATCTCGGGGATACTGGAAGCAGGGGTGGCAGATGGGTTTGTCCAAACGACAGGCATCTTGCCCTAAGAGCAAA GTTGCGTACCGGATGGTCTGTGAAGACAGGGTCACTGGATTACAGAAGCGACTATCCTTCCGGGCCACAAGTTACCCTTACGGAGGAGGAACGCTGCACCATTATAGAG GTTATTCGTAGAGCGGAAGCGCTGGATTTATCGGAACAGGAGCGAGTGGGAAGATTGGTCGACAGGCTGGAGAACATGAAGCGTAATTGCGTGAGTGCCGGAAACTTGTCTGGAAGTGCAGACACCTCGCACAGTCGATATTCTTGCGCATTATGCGGCGAGAAATTCACTGTTCTTGGAGCTGGTCCGGCGATCTGCAAGGATTGTCGCAAACACATTTGCCAGAAATGTGGTATTGAAGCAACGATGGTGTCGTGCGGATCACAGATTGGCTTTGCGCAAAATTCCCAACGACCCAGGCTATTCCTCTGCCGAATCTGCTCGGAAACCAGagaaatgtggaaaaaaagtGGCGCCTGGTTTTTCAAAGGACTTCCGAAATACGTTCTACCCGATAAGAAActc GAGCGTGGCAGACCGAGACGCACCTCGAGAGCATCGTCGTGGGCTGTTGTCAACAACCTGAGGTCCCTGGAGTCTCTGGAGCCAGATTCATCTTCTGACGAAGACGCGGGTCGTCGCTTGGCGATGAGCCGTTCGCTCGGAACTCACGAGGCTTCATCGCCAACGCCAACTTTGGCTGAGGAGAAGAACAATCGATCCTCGACGCCAGTTTTTGGGCCAAGAGGCGACGCCTACAGTCGGCAGAATTCCGGAAACGCGGGGGATTACTGTAACGGCCTTAGATCGGCTTCTGCTACCGATGTCGGTCAGAGTCAATTTTCCTCCACTGCATCTGTGCAACCGCTTCCCTCGCCACGAGGTTCAGGTCATGGAATGCAAGGCCGGAACTCTGGGCAAGGATTTCAGTCCCAGTTTATgaacgagcatcgtcagacgTCCTCGGACCAACTTAACAGCAATCAGGTACACAGCTTCAG GAAAGACTCCATAGAGTCGAGCAGCAGCCAGGGGCTCATGATGTTGGATCAAAATCAGAGTCACAGTCTACTCCACTATCACGAAATGGATCCGGAGATCCTGGTCGTGAACAACGAGGGTCCGATCAACAATCAGAACCATTCCGAGGCTCTGCAGCAAATAGTACGGGGACTAGCTG CGGCAGCGGGGGATGGATACGGGACACTGGAAGTCTCATTGCTATACGACCCCGCGGCACAGTACCTCCAGTGCAGAGTGCAGCGTGCGCGAGGCCTCCGTCCCATGGACATCCACGGTCTGACAGATTCGTTCTGCAAGCTAAACATCCTCCCAATTGCGATCGGGAGCCCGTCCCAGCGACTCAGGACAAAAACTGTTCACAAGACCCGGGATCCGGAGTACAACGAGATGGTAACATTCTACGGCATCACGGAGACAGAC atgaaaaatgGCAGAGCACTCCACATATTGGTACTTCAAGACGACCGAGCGGGCAAGGATTTCCTAGGAGAAGCCAAGCTGCCGCTCTGTCAGCTTCAACCGTATCGAATGATCCACTACAATGTTTATCTGGAGAATCACTGCCAG GTGGAGCACGAAGAGGAAGTTTGGGGCGAGGATCTGAGTCCAAGGGGTCAAATTCTGGTAACCCTGAGCTACAGCACTCGCCGACGCGCCCTCTTGGTCAACATTTTGCGCGCTGCGAATCTGCCGGCAATGGACAGCAACGGGTTCTCTGACCCCTTCGTGAAGCTGTACCTGATAAAGCGGCCGGAAGACAACTCGCAGCAAACGAGCGGGTCCTTCTCCAACGTCCAGTACAACAAAAAGAAGGAATCTCGAAAACCAACTTCCGCAATTTACAATACAGGAATCAAGTGGAAGACCCTAAACCCAGAGTGGAACGAAGAGTTCGCTTTCGAGACACGGCTCACGGATCTCACCAGTCAGATGTTGTGTCTCTCCGTTTGGGACAAGGACCTCGGAAAGAGCAACGATTACCTGG GAGGTCTCATACTGAGCTGCAGCAGCAAAGGAGAGCGTCTGAGACATTGGATAGACGCAATCAAATTCCCGGACCATCGCCATCAAGCATGGCACAGTCTGCAAGAGGATCCCATCCCAACAGAATGA
- the LOC124211116 gene encoding uncharacterized protein isoform X9: MGLSKRQASCPKSKVAYRMVCEDRVTGLQKRLSFRATSYPYGGGTLHHYRASFADFVSNTCHQQKSINPETVIRRAEALDLSEQERVGRLVDRLENMKRNCVSAGNLSGSADTSHSRYSCALCGEKFTVLGAGPAICKDCRKHICQKCGIEATMVSCGSQIGFAQNSQRPRLFLCRICSETREMWKKSGAWFFKGLPKYVLPDKKLERGRPRRTSRASSWAVVNNLRSLESLEPDSSSDEDAGRRLAMSRSLGTHEASSPTPTLAEEKNNRSSTPVFGPRGDAYSRQNSGNAGDYCNGLRSASATDVGQSQFSSTASVQPLPSPRGSGHGMQGRNSGQGFQSQFMNEHRQTSSDQLNSNQVHSFRKDSIESSSSQGLMMLDQNQSHSLLHYHEMDPEILVVNNEGPINNQNHSEALQQIVRGLAGCDYSGSGGWIRDTGSLIAIRPRGTVPPVQSAACARPPSHGHPRSDRFVLQAKHPPNCDREPVPATQDKNCSQDPGSGVQRDGNILRHHGDRHEKWQSTPHIGTSRRPSGQGFPRRSQAAALSASTVSNDPLQCLSGESLPGGARRGSLGRGSESKGSNSGNPELQHSPTRPLGQHFARCESAGNGQQRVL; the protein is encoded by the exons ATGGGTTTGTCCAAACGACAGGCATCTTGCCCTAAGAGCAAA GTTGCGTACCGGATGGTCTGTGAAGACAGGGTCACTGGATTACAGAAGCGACTATCCTTCCGGGCCACAAGTTACCCTTACGGAGGAGGAACGCTGCACCATTATAGAG CTTCATTTGCAGATTTTGTCAGTAACACGTGTCACCAACAAAAGTCGATTAACCCCGAAACG GTTATTCGTAGAGCGGAAGCGCTGGATTTATCGGAACAGGAGCGAGTGGGAAGATTGGTCGACAGGCTGGAGAACATGAAGCGTAATTGCGTGAGTGCCGGAAACTTGTCTGGAAGTGCAGACACCTCGCACAGTCGATATTCTTGCGCATTATGCGGCGAGAAATTCACTGTTCTTGGAGCTGGTCCGGCGATCTGCAAGGATTGTCGCAAACACATTTGCCAGAAATGTGGTATTGAAGCAACGATGGTGTCGTGCGGATCACAGATTGGCTTTGCGCAAAATTCCCAACGACCCAGGCTATTCCTCTGCCGAATCTGCTCGGAAACCAGagaaatgtggaaaaaaagtGGCGCCTGGTTTTTCAAAGGACTTCCGAAATACGTTCTACCCGATAAGAAActc GAGCGTGGCAGACCGAGACGCACCTCGAGAGCATCGTCGTGGGCTGTTGTCAACAACCTGAGGTCCCTGGAGTCTCTGGAGCCAGATTCATCTTCTGACGAAGACGCGGGTCGTCGCTTGGCGATGAGCCGTTCGCTCGGAACTCACGAGGCTTCATCGCCAACGCCAACTTTGGCTGAGGAGAAGAACAATCGATCCTCGACGCCAGTTTTTGGGCCAAGAGGCGACGCCTACAGTCGGCAGAATTCCGGAAACGCGGGGGATTACTGTAACGGCCTTAGATCGGCTTCTGCTACCGATGTCGGTCAGAGTCAATTTTCCTCCACTGCATCTGTGCAACCGCTTCCCTCGCCACGAGGTTCAGGTCATGGAATGCAAGGCCGGAACTCTGGGCAAGGATTTCAGTCCCAGTTTATgaacgagcatcgtcagacgTCCTCGGACCAACTTAACAGCAATCAGGTACACAGCTTCAG GAAAGACTCCATAGAGTCGAGCAGCAGCCAGGGGCTCATGATGTTGGATCAAAATCAGAGTCACAGTCTACTCCACTATCACGAAATGGATCCGGAGATCCTGGTCGTGAACAACGAGGGTCCGATCAACAATCAGAACCATTCCGAGGCTCTGCAGCAAATAGTACGGGGACTAGCTG GCTGTGATTACAGCGGCAGCGGGGGATGGATACGGGACACTGGAAGTCTCATTGCTATACGACCCCGCGGCACAGTACCTCCAGTGCAGAGTGCAGCGTGCGCGAGGCCTCCGTCCCATGGACATCCACGGTCTGACAGATTCGTTCTGCAAGCTAAACATCCTCCCAATTGCGATCGGGAGCCCGTCCCAGCGACTCAGGACAAAAACTGTTCACAAGACCCGGGATCCGGAGTACAACGAGATGGTAACATTCTACGGCATCACGGAGACAGAC atgaaaaatgGCAGAGCACTCCACATATTGGTACTTCAAGACGACCGAGCGGGCAAGGATTTCCTAGGAGAAGCCAAGCTGCCGCTCTGTCAGCTTCAACCGTATCGAATGATCCACTACAATGTTTATCTGGAGAATCACTGCCAG GTGGAGCACGAAGAGGAAGTTTGGGGCGAGGATCTGAGTCCAAGGGGTCAAATTCTGGTAACCCTGAGCTACAGCACTCGCCGACGCGCCCTCTTGGTCAACATTTTGCGCGCTGCGAATCTGCCGGCAATGGACAGCAACGGGTTCTCTGA
- the LOC124211116 gene encoding regulating synaptic membrane exocytosis protein 1 isoform X11, with protein MGLSKRQASCPKSKVAYRMVCEDRVTGLQKRLSFRATSYPYGGGTLHHYRASFADFVSNTCHQQKSINPETVIRRAEALDLSEQERVGRLVDRLENMKRNCVSAGNLSGSADTSHSRYSCALCGEKFTVLGAGPAICKDCRKHICQKCGIEATMVSCGSQIGFAQNSQRPRLFLCRICSETREMWKKSGAWFFKGLPKYVLPDKKLERGRPRRTSRASSWAVVNNLRSLESLEPDSSSDEDAGRRLAMSRSLGTHEASSPTPTLAEEKNNRSSTPVFGPRGDAYSRQNSGNAGDYCNGLRSASATDVGQSQFSSTASVQPLPSPRGSGHGMQGRNSGQGFQSQFMNEHRQTSSDQLNSNQVHSFRYERLHRVEQQPGAHDVGSKSESQSTPLSRNGSGDPGREQRGSDQQSEPFRGSAANSTGTSCGGWIRDTGSLIAIRPRGTVPPVQSAACARPPSHGHPRSDRFVLQAKHPPNCDREPVPATQDKNCSQDPGSGVQRDGNILRHHGDRHEKWQSTPHIGTSRRPSGQGFPRRSQAAALSASTVSNDPLQCLSGESLPGGARRGSLGRGSESKGSNSGNPELQHSPTRPLGQHFARCESAGNGQQRVL; from the exons ATGGGTTTGTCCAAACGACAGGCATCTTGCCCTAAGAGCAAA GTTGCGTACCGGATGGTCTGTGAAGACAGGGTCACTGGATTACAGAAGCGACTATCCTTCCGGGCCACAAGTTACCCTTACGGAGGAGGAACGCTGCACCATTATAGAG CTTCATTTGCAGATTTTGTCAGTAACACGTGTCACCAACAAAAGTCGATTAACCCCGAAACG GTTATTCGTAGAGCGGAAGCGCTGGATTTATCGGAACAGGAGCGAGTGGGAAGATTGGTCGACAGGCTGGAGAACATGAAGCGTAATTGCGTGAGTGCCGGAAACTTGTCTGGAAGTGCAGACACCTCGCACAGTCGATATTCTTGCGCATTATGCGGCGAGAAATTCACTGTTCTTGGAGCTGGTCCGGCGATCTGCAAGGATTGTCGCAAACACATTTGCCAGAAATGTGGTATTGAAGCAACGATGGTGTCGTGCGGATCACAGATTGGCTTTGCGCAAAATTCCCAACGACCCAGGCTATTCCTCTGCCGAATCTGCTCGGAAACCAGagaaatgtggaaaaaaagtGGCGCCTGGTTTTTCAAAGGACTTCCGAAATACGTTCTACCCGATAAGAAActc GAGCGTGGCAGACCGAGACGCACCTCGAGAGCATCGTCGTGGGCTGTTGTCAACAACCTGAGGTCCCTGGAGTCTCTGGAGCCAGATTCATCTTCTGACGAAGACGCGGGTCGTCGCTTGGCGATGAGCCGTTCGCTCGGAACTCACGAGGCTTCATCGCCAACGCCAACTTTGGCTGAGGAGAAGAACAATCGATCCTCGACGCCAGTTTTTGGGCCAAGAGGCGACGCCTACAGTCGGCAGAATTCCGGAAACGCGGGGGATTACTGTAACGGCCTTAGATCGGCTTCTGCTACCGATGTCGGTCAGAGTCAATTTTCCTCCACTGCATCTGTGCAACCGCTTCCCTCGCCACGAGGTTCAGGTCATGGAATGCAAGGCCGGAACTCTGGGCAAGGATTTCAGTCCCAGTTTATgaacgagcatcgtcagacgTCCTCGGACCAACTTAACAGCAATCAGGTACACAGCTTCAGGTAC GAAAGACTCCATAGAGTCGAGCAGCAGCCAGGGGCTCATGATGTTGGATCAAAATCAGAGTCACAGTCTACTCCACTATCACGAAATGGATCCGGAGATCCTGGTCGTGAACAACGAGGGTCCGATCAACAATCAGAACCATTCCGAGGCTCTGCAGCAAATAGTACGGGGACTAGCTG CGGGGGATGGATACGGGACACTGGAAGTCTCATTGCTATACGACCCCGCGGCACAGTACCTCCAGTGCAGAGTGCAGCGTGCGCGAGGCCTCCGTCCCATGGACATCCACGGTCTGACAGATTCGTTCTGCAAGCTAAACATCCTCCCAATTGCGATCGGGAGCCCGTCCCAGCGACTCAGGACAAAAACTGTTCACAAGACCCGGGATCCGGAGTACAACGAGATGGTAACATTCTACGGCATCACGGAGACAGAC atgaaaaatgGCAGAGCACTCCACATATTGGTACTTCAAGACGACCGAGCGGGCAAGGATTTCCTAGGAGAAGCCAAGCTGCCGCTCTGTCAGCTTCAACCGTATCGAATGATCCACTACAATGTTTATCTGGAGAATCACTGCCAG GTGGAGCACGAAGAGGAAGTTTGGGGCGAGGATCTGAGTCCAAGGGGTCAAATTCTGGTAACCCTGAGCTACAGCACTCGCCGACGCGCCCTCTTGGTCAACATTTTGCGCGCTGCGAATCTGCCGGCAATGGACAGCAACGGGTTCTCTGA
- the LOC124211116 gene encoding rabphilin-3A isoform X3 translates to MGLSKRQASCPKSKVAYRMVCEDRVTGLQKRLSFRATSYPYGGGTLHHYRDFVSNTCHQQKSINPETVIRRAEALDLSEQERVGRLVDRLENMKRNCVSAGNLSGSADTSHSRYSCALCGEKFTVLGAGPAICKDCRKHICQKCGIEATMVSCGSQIGFAQNSQRPRLFLCRICSETREMWKKSGAWFFKGLPKYVLPDKKLERGRPRRTSRASSWAVVNNLRSLESLEPDSSSDEDAGRRLAMSRSLGTHEASSPTPTLAEEKNNRSSTPVFGPRGDAYSRQNSGNAGDYCNGLRSASATDVGQSQFSSTASVQPLPSPRGSGHGMQGRNSGQGFQSQFMNEHRQTSSDQLNSNQVHSFRKDSIESSSSQGLMMLDQNQSHSLLHYHEMDPEILVVNNEGPINNQNHSEALQQIVRGLAAAAGDGYGTLEVSLLYDPAAQYLQCRVQRARGLRPMDIHGLTDSFCKLNILPIAIGSPSQRLRTKTVHKTRDPEYNEMVTFYGITETDMKNGRALHILVLQDDRAGKDFLGEAKLPLCQLQPYRMIHYNVYLENHCQVEHEEEVWGEDLSPRGQILVTLSYSTRRRALLVNILRAANLPAMDSNGFSDPFVKLYLIKRPEDNSQQTSGSFSNVQYNKKKESRKPTSAIYNTGIKWKTLNPEWNEEFAFETRLTDLTSQMLCLSVWDKDLGKSNDYLGGLILSCSSKGERLRHWIDAIKFPDHRHQAWHSLQEDPIPTE, encoded by the exons ATGGGTTTGTCCAAACGACAGGCATCTTGCCCTAAGAGCAAA GTTGCGTACCGGATGGTCTGTGAAGACAGGGTCACTGGATTACAGAAGCGACTATCCTTCCGGGCCACAAGTTACCCTTACGGAGGAGGAACGCTGCACCATTATAGAG ATTTTGTCAGTAACACGTGTCACCAACAAAAGTCGATTAACCCCGAAACG GTTATTCGTAGAGCGGAAGCGCTGGATTTATCGGAACAGGAGCGAGTGGGAAGATTGGTCGACAGGCTGGAGAACATGAAGCGTAATTGCGTGAGTGCCGGAAACTTGTCTGGAAGTGCAGACACCTCGCACAGTCGATATTCTTGCGCATTATGCGGCGAGAAATTCACTGTTCTTGGAGCTGGTCCGGCGATCTGCAAGGATTGTCGCAAACACATTTGCCAGAAATGTGGTATTGAAGCAACGATGGTGTCGTGCGGATCACAGATTGGCTTTGCGCAAAATTCCCAACGACCCAGGCTATTCCTCTGCCGAATCTGCTCGGAAACCAGagaaatgtggaaaaaaagtGGCGCCTGGTTTTTCAAAGGACTTCCGAAATACGTTCTACCCGATAAGAAActc GAGCGTGGCAGACCGAGACGCACCTCGAGAGCATCGTCGTGGGCTGTTGTCAACAACCTGAGGTCCCTGGAGTCTCTGGAGCCAGATTCATCTTCTGACGAAGACGCGGGTCGTCGCTTGGCGATGAGCCGTTCGCTCGGAACTCACGAGGCTTCATCGCCAACGCCAACTTTGGCTGAGGAGAAGAACAATCGATCCTCGACGCCAGTTTTTGGGCCAAGAGGCGACGCCTACAGTCGGCAGAATTCCGGAAACGCGGGGGATTACTGTAACGGCCTTAGATCGGCTTCTGCTACCGATGTCGGTCAGAGTCAATTTTCCTCCACTGCATCTGTGCAACCGCTTCCCTCGCCACGAGGTTCAGGTCATGGAATGCAAGGCCGGAACTCTGGGCAAGGATTTCAGTCCCAGTTTATgaacgagcatcgtcagacgTCCTCGGACCAACTTAACAGCAATCAGGTACACAGCTTCAG GAAAGACTCCATAGAGTCGAGCAGCAGCCAGGGGCTCATGATGTTGGATCAAAATCAGAGTCACAGTCTACTCCACTATCACGAAATGGATCCGGAGATCCTGGTCGTGAACAACGAGGGTCCGATCAACAATCAGAACCATTCCGAGGCTCTGCAGCAAATAGTACGGGGACTAGCTG CGGCAGCGGGGGATGGATACGGGACACTGGAAGTCTCATTGCTATACGACCCCGCGGCACAGTACCTCCAGTGCAGAGTGCAGCGTGCGCGAGGCCTCCGTCCCATGGACATCCACGGTCTGACAGATTCGTTCTGCAAGCTAAACATCCTCCCAATTGCGATCGGGAGCCCGTCCCAGCGACTCAGGACAAAAACTGTTCACAAGACCCGGGATCCGGAGTACAACGAGATGGTAACATTCTACGGCATCACGGAGACAGAC atgaaaaatgGCAGAGCACTCCACATATTGGTACTTCAAGACGACCGAGCGGGCAAGGATTTCCTAGGAGAAGCCAAGCTGCCGCTCTGTCAGCTTCAACCGTATCGAATGATCCACTACAATGTTTATCTGGAGAATCACTGCCAG GTGGAGCACGAAGAGGAAGTTTGGGGCGAGGATCTGAGTCCAAGGGGTCAAATTCTGGTAACCCTGAGCTACAGCACTCGCCGACGCGCCCTCTTGGTCAACATTTTGCGCGCTGCGAATCTGCCGGCAATGGACAGCAACGGGTTCTCTGACCCCTTCGTGAAGCTGTACCTGATAAAGCGGCCGGAAGACAACTCGCAGCAAACGAGCGGGTCCTTCTCCAACGTCCAGTACAACAAAAAGAAGGAATCTCGAAAACCAACTTCCGCAATTTACAATACAGGAATCAAGTGGAAGACCCTAAACCCAGAGTGGAACGAAGAGTTCGCTTTCGAGACACGGCTCACGGATCTCACCAGTCAGATGTTGTGTCTCTCCGTTTGGGACAAGGACCTCGGAAAGAGCAACGATTACCTGG GAGGTCTCATACTGAGCTGCAGCAGCAAAGGAGAGCGTCTGAGACATTGGATAGACGCAATCAAATTCCCGGACCATCGCCATCAAGCATGGCACAGTCTGCAAGAGGATCCCATCCCAACAGAATGA
- the LOC124211116 gene encoding rabphilin-3A isoform X2 → MGLSKRQASCPKSKVAYRMVCEDRVTGLQKRLSFRATSYPYGGGTLHHYRASFADFVSNTCHQQKSINPETVIRRAEALDLSEQERVGRLVDRLENMKRNCVSAGNLSGSADTSHSRYSCALCGEKFTVLGAGPAICKDCRKHICQKCGIEATMVSCGSQIGFAQNSQRPRLFLCRICSETREMWKKSGAWFFKGLPKYVLPDKKLERGRPRRTSRASSWAVVNNLRSLESLEPDSSSDEDAGRRLAMSRSLGTHEASSPTPTLAEEKNNRSSTPVFGPRGDAYSRQNSGNAGDYCNGLRSASATDVGQSQFSSTASVQPLPSPRGSGHGMQGRNSGQGFQSQFMNEHRQTSSDQLNSNQVHSFRKDSIESSSSQGLMMLDQNQSHSLLHYHEMDPEILVVNNEGPINNQNHSEALQQIVRGLAAGDGYGTLEVSLLYDPAAQYLQCRVQRARGLRPMDIHGLTDSFCKLNILPIAIGSPSQRLRTKTVHKTRDPEYNEMVTFYGITETDMKNGRALHILVLQDDRAGKDFLGEAKLPLCQLQPYRMIHYNVYLENHCQVEHEEEVWGEDLSPRGQILVTLSYSTRRRALLVNILRAANLPAMDSNGFSDPFVKLYLIKRPEDNSQQTSGSFSNVQYNKKKESRKPTSAIYNTGIKWKTLNPEWNEEFAFETRLTDLTSQMLCLSVWDKDLGKSNDYLGGLILSCSSKGERLRHWIDAIKFPDHRHQAWHSLQEDPIPTE, encoded by the exons ATGGGTTTGTCCAAACGACAGGCATCTTGCCCTAAGAGCAAA GTTGCGTACCGGATGGTCTGTGAAGACAGGGTCACTGGATTACAGAAGCGACTATCCTTCCGGGCCACAAGTTACCCTTACGGAGGAGGAACGCTGCACCATTATAGAG CTTCATTTGCAGATTTTGTCAGTAACACGTGTCACCAACAAAAGTCGATTAACCCCGAAACG GTTATTCGTAGAGCGGAAGCGCTGGATTTATCGGAACAGGAGCGAGTGGGAAGATTGGTCGACAGGCTGGAGAACATGAAGCGTAATTGCGTGAGTGCCGGAAACTTGTCTGGAAGTGCAGACACCTCGCACAGTCGATATTCTTGCGCATTATGCGGCGAGAAATTCACTGTTCTTGGAGCTGGTCCGGCGATCTGCAAGGATTGTCGCAAACACATTTGCCAGAAATGTGGTATTGAAGCAACGATGGTGTCGTGCGGATCACAGATTGGCTTTGCGCAAAATTCCCAACGACCCAGGCTATTCCTCTGCCGAATCTGCTCGGAAACCAGagaaatgtggaaaaaaagtGGCGCCTGGTTTTTCAAAGGACTTCCGAAATACGTTCTACCCGATAAGAAActc GAGCGTGGCAGACCGAGACGCACCTCGAGAGCATCGTCGTGGGCTGTTGTCAACAACCTGAGGTCCCTGGAGTCTCTGGAGCCAGATTCATCTTCTGACGAAGACGCGGGTCGTCGCTTGGCGATGAGCCGTTCGCTCGGAACTCACGAGGCTTCATCGCCAACGCCAACTTTGGCTGAGGAGAAGAACAATCGATCCTCGACGCCAGTTTTTGGGCCAAGAGGCGACGCCTACAGTCGGCAGAATTCCGGAAACGCGGGGGATTACTGTAACGGCCTTAGATCGGCTTCTGCTACCGATGTCGGTCAGAGTCAATTTTCCTCCACTGCATCTGTGCAACCGCTTCCCTCGCCACGAGGTTCAGGTCATGGAATGCAAGGCCGGAACTCTGGGCAAGGATTTCAGTCCCAGTTTATgaacgagcatcgtcagacgTCCTCGGACCAACTTAACAGCAATCAGGTACACAGCTTCAG GAAAGACTCCATAGAGTCGAGCAGCAGCCAGGGGCTCATGATGTTGGATCAAAATCAGAGTCACAGTCTACTCCACTATCACGAAATGGATCCGGAGATCCTGGTCGTGAACAACGAGGGTCCGATCAACAATCAGAACCATTCCGAGGCTCTGCAGCAAATAGTACGGGGACTAGCTG CGGGGGATGGATACGGGACACTGGAAGTCTCATTGCTATACGACCCCGCGGCACAGTACCTCCAGTGCAGAGTGCAGCGTGCGCGAGGCCTCCGTCCCATGGACATCCACGGTCTGACAGATTCGTTCTGCAAGCTAAACATCCTCCCAATTGCGATCGGGAGCCCGTCCCAGCGACTCAGGACAAAAACTGTTCACAAGACCCGGGATCCGGAGTACAACGAGATGGTAACATTCTACGGCATCACGGAGACAGAC atgaaaaatgGCAGAGCACTCCACATATTGGTACTTCAAGACGACCGAGCGGGCAAGGATTTCCTAGGAGAAGCCAAGCTGCCGCTCTGTCAGCTTCAACCGTATCGAATGATCCACTACAATGTTTATCTGGAGAATCACTGCCAG GTGGAGCACGAAGAGGAAGTTTGGGGCGAGGATCTGAGTCCAAGGGGTCAAATTCTGGTAACCCTGAGCTACAGCACTCGCCGACGCGCCCTCTTGGTCAACATTTTGCGCGCTGCGAATCTGCCGGCAATGGACAGCAACGGGTTCTCTGACCCCTTCGTGAAGCTGTACCTGATAAAGCGGCCGGAAGACAACTCGCAGCAAACGAGCGGGTCCTTCTCCAACGTCCAGTACAACAAAAAGAAGGAATCTCGAAAACCAACTTCCGCAATTTACAATACAGGAATCAAGTGGAAGACCCTAAACCCAGAGTGGAACGAAGAGTTCGCTTTCGAGACACGGCTCACGGATCTCACCAGTCAGATGTTGTGTCTCTCCGTTTGGGACAAGGACCTCGGAAAGAGCAACGATTACCTGG GAGGTCTCATACTGAGCTGCAGCAGCAAAGGAGAGCGTCTGAGACATTGGATAGACGCAATCAAATTCCCGGACCATCGCCATCAAGCATGGCACAGTCTGCAAGAGGATCCCATCCCAACAGAATGA